A portion of the Scleropages formosus chromosome 15, fSclFor1.1, whole genome shotgun sequence genome contains these proteins:
- the tmx1 gene encoding thioredoxin-related transmembrane protein 1 yields MALSRPCAAAFWQQTHHFMFTFVVLVVWLSSLSTLAHKNHLRVITDNNWEEILEGEWMIEFYAPWCPACQQLQPVWSDFAEWGEDMGVNVAKVDVTEQPGLSGRFIITALPTIYHCKDGIFRRYQGSRTKDDFLSFIDEKKWQSIEPVSSWFGPSSFLMNAMSALFKLSMFIRQCHNYLTEQMGIPVWGSYTIFALATLFSGLTLGLILVFIADCVFPSRRFTSQTYQKKQTLEQARLIKQLEDEHEADGEDDDDEEEADGEQEVWRKRRTGLPEGQTESKGDGLPEDALRKRVRDSRVQEEDT; encoded by the exons ATGGCGCTCTCGCGTCCGTGTGCCGCGGCGTTCTGGCAACAAACCCACCATTTTATGTTCACTTTTGTGGTTCTTGTCGTTTGGCTGAGCTCACTGTCGACCTTGGCGCATAAGAACCACCTGAGAGTGATTACTGACAACAACTGGGAGGAAATCCTGGAAGGAGAGTGGATGATAGAATT CTATGCCCCCTGGTGTCCAGCCTGCCAGCAGctgcagcctgtgtggagtGACTTTGCAGAGTGGGGTGAGGACATGGGAGTTAACGTCGCCAAAGTGGATGTCACAGAACAGCCGG GTCTGAGTGGACGTTTCATTATCACAGCTCTTCCAACAATATATCA CTGTAAGGATGGCATTTTCCGGCGGTATCAAGGCTCACGCACCAAGGATGATTTCCTCAGCTTCATCGATGAGAAGAAATGGCAGAGCATTGAGCCCGTGTCTTCCTGGTTTGGGCCTTCCTCTTTTCT GATGAATGCAATGTCGGCGCTTTTCAAGCTGTCAATGTTTATACGG CAATGCCACAACTACCTCACTGAGCAGATGGGGATTCCAGTGTGGGGATCTTACACCATTTTTGCCCTTGCCACCCTCTTTTCTGGTCTAACTTTGGGACTG ATTTTGGTTTTCATCGCAGACTGTGTCTTCCCATCACGACGATTCACCTCACAAACCTATCAGA AGAAACAGACCCTGGAGCAAGCTAGGCTAATCAAGCAGCTAGAGGATGAGCATGAAGCAGATggggaggatgatgatgatgaagaggaggcTGATGGAGAACAGGAGGtatggaggaagaggaggacagggCTGCCTGAGGGCCAGACAGAGTCCAAAGGCGATGGGCTCCCAGAAGATGCTTTGCGGAAAAGGGTGCGCGATTCACGCGTACAGGAGGAGGACACTTAG